CTCCTCTACTCGGCCGCGGTCTCGATGCCGGCGATGGAGTTCCGCCGAGACTTCGGGGCTATCAGCGGGCTCTCGATCGTGCTCGTGGTCATCACCGCAGTGCTGCTCGGGCTGCTGTTCGCGTGGCTGATCCCCGGCCTCGGCATCGCGTGGGGCATCGCCCTCGGCGCGATCGTCAGCCCGACCGACGCGGTCGCGACCTCGATCGTGAAGCGCCTCGGGGTCTCGCCACGGGTGGTGGCGATGCTCGAGGGCGAGAGCCTGCTCAACGACGCCAGCGCGCTCGTGCTGTTGCGGGCGGCGATCGCGGGCGCCGCGGCATCCGTCTCGATCTGGGGCGTCGCCGGCTCGTTCGTGTACTCGATCGTCATCGCCGCCGTCATCGGCGTCGCCGTGGGCTGGGTCAACCTGCGGGTGCGCGCTCGCATCGCCAACCCGACGGTCAATACAGTGATCTCGTTCACGATGCCGTTCCTGGCCGCGATCCCGGCCGAGCACCTCGGCGCCTCGGGCCTCGTCGCCGCCGTGGTCGCGGGGCTCGTGACCGGACGCGGGGCGGCGCGCTTCCTCAGCCCGCAGCATCGACTGTCGGACGCCCAGAACTGGCGCACGGTCGAGCTCGTGCTCGAGGGTGCGGTGTTCCTCGTGATGGGGCTCGAGCTCACCGCGATCGTCGCCGATGTGGAGGCGGCCCACGAAGGCGCCTGGTTCGCGGTCGGACTCGCGGCGATCGCGTTGACTGCGACGGTGCTGATCCGCGCCGCCTTCGTCGCCCCGCTGCTCGCCGCCCTCTCGCGCCGGGCAAGTCGCGCCGCGACCATCAAGGGCGTCATCGCCGACCGTGCAGCCGGCGGCACGGCGACGTTCGAGCGCGGGCCCGGTCGTGGTCGTGAACGCGGGCGCGCCGCCATCGAGACGCAGCACCTCGAGCACCGGGCCTCGCTCGGAGACGGGCGCCGCGGCTCGCAGCCGCCCTCGCCGGCGACGGTCGAGCGGTTCCGCACGATGTGGCGGCGGCGGGTCGCCGACATCGACTACCTGCTCGCGCAGCCGCTCGGCTGGCGGGAGGGCACGATCGTCGTGTGGGCGGGTATGCGCGGCGTCGTGACGCTCGCCGCCGCGCAGACGCTGCCGTCGGAGACCCCGAGTCGCTCGCTGCTCGTCCTGATCGCGTTCGTCGTCGCCGTCGGCTCCCTGCTCGTGCAGGGCGGCACCCTGCCGTGGCTCGTGAGATGGCTCATTCCCGCGCGCGACCCGGGCGAGAGCGCCGCAGAACGACGCGAACTCGAGCGGATGCTGCGCACCGCCGCGATGACCGAGATGGCGGCCGACGACGATCCCGCCGTGCGCGCGATGGCCGAGCGGATGCGCGCGGCCTGGCAGCTCTCGAACGCCGAGGGCGCGAGCGACGGCGAGGGCGCAGCGGATGCCGCGGAGGACACGGATGGCTCGGGCGGCTCGGGCGGCTCGGGCGACACGAAGGGCACCGTGACCCCATCCGAGGCATCCGACCGCCGGATCGACCCCGAGCAGGTGCGCCTGCTGCGGCTCCGCATGATCGAGGCCGAGCGCAACGCCCTGCTCGACGCGCGCGACGACGGCATGTTCAGCGCCGCCGCACTCAGCGCAGCGCTCGAGGACCTCGACGCCGAGCAGATCAGCGTCGAGCTGAAGGGCATGGAGAGCGCCTGAGGCCGGGTCCGGGTCTGGGCTCAGCGTTCGTCGCCGGACTGCGCCCGCATCGACCGGGCGATGTCCTCGGCGGTGAGATCGG
The DNA window shown above is from Agromyces cerinus and carries:
- a CDS encoding cation:proton antiporter, giving the protein MDLLLAGVLALLAIAAATAVAPKLGVAAPLLLVLVGLGVGLLPAVPSFEIDPEWILAGVLPPLLYSAAVSMPAMEFRRDFGAISGLSIVLVVITAVLLGLLFAWLIPGLGIAWGIALGAIVSPTDAVATSIVKRLGVSPRVVAMLEGESLLNDASALVLLRAAIAGAAASVSIWGVAGSFVYSIVIAAVIGVAVGWVNLRVRARIANPTVNTVISFTMPFLAAIPAEHLGASGLVAAVVAGLVTGRGAARFLSPQHRLSDAQNWRTVELVLEGAVFLVMGLELTAIVADVEAAHEGAWFAVGLAAIALTATVLIRAAFVAPLLAALSRRASRAATIKGVIADRAAGGTATFERGPGRGRERGRAAIETQHLEHRASLGDGRRGSQPPSPATVERFRTMWRRRVADIDYLLAQPLGWREGTIVVWAGMRGVVTLAAAQTLPSETPSRSLLVLIAFVVAVGSLLVQGGTLPWLVRWLIPARDPGESAAERRELERMLRTAAMTEMAADDDPAVRAMAERMRAAWQLSNAEGASDGEGAADAAEDTDGSGGSGGSGDTKGTVTPSEASDRRIDPEQVRLLRLRMIEAERNALLDARDDGMFSAAALSAALEDLDAEQISVELKGMESA